The Chionomys nivalis chromosome 20, mChiNiv1.1, whole genome shotgun sequence genome includes a region encoding these proteins:
- the LOC130863123 gene encoding uncharacterized protein LOC130863123 — translation MPKGHGDKAEVCNFYLELSRAATDLVPFSERRAHLGDTRELGPRFRCLFPQLGPSAPPSWPPRFPETTPPQLPPQPRPLRSRRSKAPSSPVSPPASPPSVSPRPPGRIPPSRPSTPAPTPARVSGQENRYENSPEPRPPRAAGTRPAPRPDDLQPARCSRPPRPAAPRRASPAAPPRAPTSGFRRGRGAGLQRARKAGRL, via the coding sequence CGGGCTGCCACAGACCTTGTCCCGTTTTCTGAGCGCCGGGCACACCTCGGCGACACCCGAGAGCTAGGACCGCGCTTTAGATGCCTCTTTCCCCAGCTCGGGCCCTCAGCTCCGCCTTCCTGGCCTCCTCGATTTCCTGAGACCACCCCCCCTCAGTTGCCACCTCAGCCACGTCCTCTCCGCAGCCGCCGCTCAAAGGCGCCGTCTAGCCCCGTAAGCCCGCCAGCCTCGCCCCCATCAGTCTCCCCGCGACCCCCAGGCCGCATCCCACCCTCGCGCCCCAGTACACCAGCACCAACCCCGGCTCGGGTCTCCGGTCAGGAGAACCGCTACGAGAACTCACCTGAACCTCGGCCGCCGCGCGCCGCCGGTACCCGGCCGGCTCCCCGCCCGGACGACCTCCAGCCCGCCCGCTGCTCCAggccgccccgccccgccgcgCCGCGCCGCGCCTCGCCCGCCGCTCCCCCGCGCGCTCCCACTTCCGGGTTCCGGAGGGGTCGAGGGGCGGGGCTCCAGCGCGCCAGGAAGGCGGGACGCCTCTAG